The following are encoded together in the Malania oleifera isolate guangnan ecotype guangnan unplaced genomic scaffold, ASM2987363v1 ctg584, whole genome shotgun sequence genome:
- the LOC131147223 gene encoding scarecrow-like protein 14 translates to MPISGRSAAAPMDPHVSSTPSSSNPFINHNESVFLFQRGVQEASKFLPNIDLEKSKCTWLPKCKGGDADEPEAKNGHESLRDDESIMFFRRGVEEASKIHPVIDFGNYYSALPPGSKEPDGGTGKNNHDREETDAEGGRSNKQLAVRAEEEELSEMLEKVFLFPQDDKEQQACTAAHEVQQNGQYKLLLQNKQPCGFKLGVLARKRRSIEVVDLKVLLFLCAQAIIDTDWKVAHEMLKEIRQYSPPFGDGTQRISHHFVNGIEARLAGVGNQIYRTWYSKILSPDAMFKSYRAFASACPLRRISLYFGNHNILDVTNGATMIHIIDFGIQRGFQWPIIVRDLLARVGGPPKLRITGLEIPLPKFWSAQKVGEMGRRIAKYFEHFNIPFEYNDIDKKWDTIQIEDLKIDKDEVIAVNYLYQFDNHLPDDTVAPNSPRNIVLNLIKKMNPNIFIHAINNGFFNDPFFFRRFQKAFYHYSTLFDMMDTIFTRENPGRMMFEEEFLRCEVMNIIACEGLERVVRPETYKHWHARNMKAGFRPFPLNRELMKTLKEKVVSSYHKDFLIEEDGHWMLLGWKGQILQALSCWVLKEP, encoded by the coding sequence ATGCCCATCAGTGGGAGATCTGCCGCTGCGCCTATGGACCCTCATGTAAGTTCAACACCTTCTTCTTCAAATCCTTTTATTAACCACAACGAGTCCGTATTTCTATTTCAAAGAGGGGTACAGGAAGCTAGTAAGTTCCTTCCAAACATTGATTTGGAAAAGTCTAAGTGCACGTGGCTTCCAAAGTGCAAGGGCGGCGACGCTGATGAGCCAGAGGCGAAGAATGGTCACGAGTCATTGAGAGATGATGAATCCATAATGTTTTTCAGGAGAGGGGTTGAGGAAGCTAGTAAAATCCATCCAGTTATTGATTTCGGCAACTATTACTCTGCTCTGCCGCCAGGATCCAAGGAGCCTGACGGTGGAACGGGGAAGAATAATCATGACAGGGAGGAAACAGATGCAGAAGGAGGGAGGAGTAACAAGCAACTGGCGGTTCGTGCGGAAGAGGAGGAATTGTCGGAGATGCTCGAAAAGGTTTTTCTCTTTCCCCAGGATGATAAGGAGCAGCAGGCGTGTACTGCAGCTCATGAAGTTCAGCAGAATGGACAATACAAGTTGTTGCTTCAGAATAAGCAACCATGTGGATTTAAGCTTGGGGTACTTGCGAGGAAAAGGAGAAGTATAGAAGTGGTGGATTTGaaggttcttctttttctttgtgcCCAGGCCATAATTGATACTGATTGGAAGGTAGCACATGAAATGCTGAAGGAGATTAGGCAGTACTCTCCTCCTTTTGGGGATGGAACTCAAAGGATTAGCCATCATTTTGTCAATGGTATTGAGGCAAGATTGGCGGGAGTTGGGAATCAAATTTATCGTACCTGGTATTCTAAGATACTGTCGCCCGACGCTATGTTTAAATCTTATCGGGCATTTGCTTCGGCCTGCCCATTGAGAAGGATTAGTTTATATTTTGGGAACCATAACATTTTGGATGTAACTAACGGAGCAACAATGATTCACATCATAGATTTTGGTATACAACGTGGATTCCAATGGCCCATCATTGTGCGCGATCTCTTAGCGAGAGTTGGTGGGCCTCCCAAACTTCGCATTACAGGACTTGAGATCCCTTTACCTAAATTTTGGAGTGCACAAAAAGTTGGGGAGATGGGACGTCGTATCGCAAAGTATTTTGAGCACTTTAATATTCCATTTGAGTACAATGATATAGATAAGAAATGGGATACTATTCAAATTGAAGACCTTAAGATTGACAAAGACGAGGTCATTGCTGTAAATTACCTATACCAATTTGACAATCATCTACCTGATGACACAGTAGCACCAAATAGTCCAAGGAATATTGTTCTAAACTTAATCAAGAAGATGAATCCTAATATATTCATCCATGCTATTAATAATGGGTTTTTCAATGACCCCTTCTTTTTCCGTCGATTTCAGAAAGCATTCTACCACTACTCGACATTGTTTGATATGATGGATACTATCTTTACCCGTGAAAATCCAGGAAGGATGATGTTTGAGGAAGAGTTTCTTAGGTGTGAAGTTATGAATATTATAGCTTGTGAAGGTTTAGAAAGAGTTGTAAGACCTGAAACATACAAGCATTGGCATGCCCGAAATATGAAGGCTGGGTTTAGGCCGTTTCCGCTAAATAGGGAACTCATGAAGACATTAAAAGAAAAGGTAGTATCTAGCTACCACAAGGATTTTCTGATTGAGGAAGATGGCCATTGGATGCTATTGGGATGGAAAGGCCAAATTTTACAAGCTCTCTCTTGTTGGGTTTTAAAGGAACCCTAG